The Mus musculus strain C57BL/6J chromosome 2, GRCm38.p6 C57BL/6J genome has a window encoding:
- the Mapkbp1 gene encoding mitogen-activated protein kinase-binding protein 1 isoform X2, whose translation MPAVRVWDVAERSQVAELQEHKYGVACVAFSPSAKYIVSVGYQHDMIVNVWAWKKNIVVASNKVSSRVTAVSFSEDCSYFVTAGNRHIKFWYLDDSKTSKVNATVPLLGRSGLLGELRNNLFTDVACGRGEKADSTFCITSSGLLCEFSDRRLLDKWVELRTTVAHCISVTQEYIFCGCADGTVRLFNPSNLHFLSTLPRPHALGTDIASITEASRLFSGGVNARYPDTIALTFDPTNQWLSCVYNDHSIYVWDVRDPKKVGKVYSALYHSSCVWSVEVYPEIKDSHQACLPPSSFITCSSDNTIRLWNTESSGVHGSTLHRNILSNDLIKIIYVDGNTQALLDTELPGGDKADGSLMDPRVGIRSVCISPNGQHLASGDRMGTLRIHELQSLSEMLKVEAHDSEILCLEYSKPDTGLKLLASASRDRLIHVLDAGREYSLQQTLDEHSSSITAVKFAASDGQVRMISCGADKSIYFRTAQKSGEGVQFTRTHHVVRKTTLYDMDVEPSWKYTAIGCQDRNIRIFNISSGKQKKLFKGSQGEDGTLIKVQTDPSGIYIATSCSDKNLSIFDFSSGECVATMFGHSEIVTGMKFSNDCKHLISVSGDSCIFVWRLSSEMTISMRQRLAELRQRQRGIKQQGPTSPQRASGAKQHHAPVVPPSGPALSSDSDKEGEDEGTEEEELPALPILSKSTKKELASGSSPALLRSLSHWEMSRAQETMEYLDPAPVANTGPKRRGRWAQPGVELSVRSMLDLRQIETLAPSPRGPSQDSLAVSPAGPGKHGPQGPELSCVSQNERAPRLQTSQPCSCPHIIQLLSQEEGVFAQDLEPAPIEDGIVYPEPSDSPTMDTSAFQVQAPTGGSLGRMYPGSRGSEKHSPDSACSVDYSSSRLSSPEHPNEDSESTEPLSVDGISSDLEEPAEGDEDEEEEGGTGLCGLQEGGPHTPDQEQFLKQHFETLANGTAPGGPARVLERTESQSISSRFLLQVQTSPLREPSLSSSGLALTSRPDQVSQVSGEQLKGSGATPPGAPPEMEPSSGNSGPKQVAPVLLTRRHNNLDNSWASKKMAATRPLAGLQKAQSVHSLVPQDEVPSSRPLLFQEAETQGSLGSLPQAGGCSSQPHSYQNHTTSSMAKLARSISVGENPGLATEPQAPVPIRISPFNKLALPSRAHLVLDIPKPLPDRPTLTTFSPVSKGLAHNETEQSGPLVSLGKAHTTVEKHSCLGEGTTHKSRTECQAYPGPNHPCAQQLPVNNLLQGPESLQPLSPEKTRNPVESSRPGVALSQDSELALSLQQCEQLVAELQGNVRQAVELYRAVTSYKTPSAEQSHITRLLRDTFSSVRQELEVLAGAVLSSPGGSPGAVGAEQTQALLEQYSELLLRAVERRMERRL comes from the exons GCTGGGCCGCTCGGGGCTGCTGGGGGAGCTGAGGAACAACCTGTTCACTGATGTGGCCTGTGGCCGAGGGGAAAAGGCTGATAGCACTTTCTGTATCACGTCGTCGGGGCTGCTGTGCGAGTTCAGCGATCGCAGGCTTCTGGACAAATGGGTGGAGCTAAGG ACCACTGTGGCCCACTGCATCTCTGTCACCCAAGAATACATCTTCTGTGGCTGTGCTGATGGCACGGTGCGCCTTTTCAATCCTTCCAACCTGCACTTCCTCAGTACCCTACCTAGACCCCATGCTCTTGGAACAGACATTGCCAGCATCACTGAGGCCAG TCGCCTCTTTTCTGGAGGGGTCAATGCAAGGTACCCAGACACCATTGCCTTGACCTTCGATCCAACTAATCAGTGGCTATCTTGTGTATACAACGACCACAGCATATATGTTTGGGATGTGAGGGACCCCAAGAAAGTGGGGAAGGTGTACTCCGCTCTGTATCACTCCTCCTGTGTCTGGAGTGTGGAG GTCTACCCTGAGATCAAGGACAGTCACCAGGCCTGTCTTCCCCCCAGTTCCTTTATTACTTGCTCCTCAGACAACACCATCCGCCTGTGGAACacagagagctctggggtacaTGGCTCTACCCTGCACCGTAACATCCTCAGCAAT GATCTCATTAAGATCATCTATGTGGATGGGAACACTCAGGCTTTGTTGGACACTGAGCTGCCTGGAGGAGACAAAGCTGATGGGTCGCTGATGGACCCCCGAGTGGGCATCCGGTCCGTGTGTATTAGCCCCAATGGACAGCACCTGGCCTCCGGAGACCGCATGGGGACACTTAG GATACATGAACTGCAGTCCCTGAGTGAGATGCTGAAAGTGGAGGCCCACGACTCTGAGATCTTGTGCCTGGAGTACTCTAAGCCAGACACAG GTTTGAAACTGCTAGCATCGGCAAGCCGGGACCGTCTGATCCACGTGCTGGATGCTGGCCGGGAATATAGTCTACAGCAGACACTGGATGAGCATTCATCTTCCATCACTGCTGTCAAGTTTGCAG CCAGTGATGGGCAAGTGCGAATGATCAGCTGTGGTGCAGACAAGAGCATTTACTTCCGAACTGCACAGAAG TCTGGAGAAGGAGTACAGTTTACACGAACGCACCACGTGGTACGGAAGACAACTCTCTATGACATGGACGTGGAGCCCAGCTGGAAGTACACGGCCATCGGCTGCCAAGACCGGAATATTCG GATCTTTAACATTAGCAGCGGAAAGCAGAAAAAGCTGTTTAAAGGGTCACAGGGTGAAGATGGCACTCTCATTAAG GTGCAGACAGACCCCTCAGGGATCTACATTGCCACTAGCTGTTCCGATAAGAATCTCTCCATTTTTGACTTCTCCTCAGGCGAGTGTGTGGCCACCATGTTTGGCCACtcag AGATTGTCACTGGCATGAAATTTAGTAACGATTGCAAACATCTCATCTCTGTGTCAGGGGACAG CTGCATCTTTGTCTGGCGTCTGAGCTCTGAGATGACCATCAGCATGAGGCAGCGCTTGGCTGAGCTGCGGCAGCGCCAGCGAGGGATCAAGCAGCAAGGACCAACCTCTCCCCAGAGGGCTTCTGGAGCCAAGCA GCACCATGCTCCAGTGGTACCCCCTTCTGGACCAGCTCTTTCCTCAGACAGTGACAAGGAGGGAGAAGATGAGGGTACTGAAGAAGAAGAACTGCCAGCTCTGCCCATCCTTAGCAAGAGCACCAAGAAAGAACTAG CCTCAGGCTCTAGTCCAGCCTTGCTCCGAAGCCTGTCCCACTGGGAAATGAGTCGG GCACAAGAGACCATGGAGTACCTGGACCCAGCTCCTGTAGCTAACACAGGACCTAAAAGAAGAGGGCGCTGGGCTCAGCCAGGCGTGGAGCTGAGTGTTCGCTCCATGTTGGACCTGAGACAGATAGAGACCTTAGCCCCAAGCCCTCGAGGCCCCAGCCAGGACTCACTGGCTGTGTCCCCAGCTGGTCCTGGGAAGCATGGTCCACAGGGCCCTGAGCTGTCATGTGTCAGTCAG AATGAAAGGGCCCCTCGGCTTCAGACCTCCCAACCCTGCTCCTGCCCCCACATTATCCAATTGTTGTCACAAGAGGAAGGAGTCTTTGCCCAAGATCTGGAGCCTGCACCCATTGAAGATGGTATTGTCTACCCGGAACCCAGTGACAGCCCTACCATGGATACCAG TGCGTTTCAGGTGCAGGCTCCAACCGGAGGATCCCTAGGAAGAATGTACCCAGGCAGCAGGGGCTCAGAAAAGCACAGTCCTGACAGTGCATGCTCTGTGGATTACAGCAGCAGCCGGCTTTCCAGCCCTGAACACCCTAATGAAG ACTCTGAGAGCACAGAGCCCCTAAGTGTGGATGGCATCTCCTCAGACCTGGAAGAGCCAGCCGAGGGTGATGAAGacgaggaagaagagggaggcacTGGCCTCTGTGGGCTACAAGAAGGCGGCCCTCATACCCCAGATCAGGAACAGTTTCTAAAACAGCACTTTGAGACTCTGGCCAATGGGACTGCTCCAG GGGGCCCAGCACGGGTGCTAGAGAGGACAGAGTCTCAGAGCATCTCATCACGATTCCTTCTGCAAGTGCAGACCTCCCCACTCAG GGAACCATCCCTATCCTCCTCAGGCTTGGCCCTGACGTCCAGACCTGACCAGGTATCACAGGTGTCTGGTGAGCAGCTGAAAGGCAGTGGTGCCACTCCTCCAGGAGCACCCCCAGAAATGGAACCCTCTTCTGGCAACTCTGGCCCCAAGCAGGTGGCTCCTGTGCTGTTGACACGACGGCATAACAACTTGGACAACAGCTGGGCCTCCAAGAAAATGGCTGCAACCCGGCCTttagctggactccagaaagccCAGTCTGTGCATAGTTTGGTACCACAGG ATGAGGTGCCTTCATCACGtccactgctcttccaggaggcagagacccAGGGCAGCTTAGGATCCCTGCCACAAGCTGGTGGCTGCTCATCTCAGCCCCACTCCTACCAGAACCACACCACCAGTTCTATGGCCAAGCTAGCGCGTAGTATTTCTGTTGGCGAGAATCCGGGCCTGGCAACTGAACCTCAAGCTCCTGTACCGATCCGAATCTCACCATTCAACAAACTAGCTCTGCCTAGCAGGGCTCACCTTGTCCTGGACATCCCCAAACCACTTCCTGACCGTCCTACTCTGACCACATTCTCACCTGTATCCAAGGGCCTGGCCCACAATGAAACAGAACAATCGGGCCCCTTGGTGAGCCTAGGAAAGGCTCATACTACAGTTGAAAAGCACTCCTGTTTAGGGGAGGGTACTACTCATAAATCTAGGACAGAGTGCCAGGCTTATCCTGGACCCAACCACCCCTGTGCCCAGCAACTGCCAGTCAACAACCTTCTCCAAGGCCCTGAGAGCTTGCAGCCCCTGTCCCCTGAGAAGACTCGTAACCCAGTGGAAAGCAGCAGGCCAGGGGTAGCCCTGAGCCAGGACTCAG AACTGGCCTTGAGTCTGCAACAGTGTGAACAGCTCGTGGCAGAGCTCCAGGGGAATGTACGCCAGGCAGTGGAGCTCTACCGAGCG GTGACCAGCTATAAGACACCTTCGGCAGAGCAAAGTCACATCACCCGTCTCCTGAGAGACACCTTCTCTTCGGTGCGACAGGAGCTCGAGGTTCTGGCTGGGGCGGTGCTGTCCAGCCCAGGTGGCAGCCCTGGGGCTGTGGGGGCTGAGCAGACGCAGGCCCTGTTGGAGCAATACTCCGAGCTACTGCTAAGAGCTGTGGAGCGGCGCATGGAGCGTAGACTCTGA